In Legionella cardiaca, a genomic segment contains:
- a CDS encoding pirin family protein, with amino-acid sequence MIFIRKGSSRGKSQSDWLTSFHTFSFGEYYDTQFMGFSTLRVINEDTVQPGKGFGRHPHRNMEIISYVVEGSLQHRDSLGTGSVIKPGEIQCMSAGTGIEHSEFNHSTTEIVHFLQIWIIPEQKDLTPGYQQRVLPQLNNELTLIAAKEDNNVIKIHQDVNLYRALLTPGHLINFKFNSDRCGWLQLIKGEVTLNEQQLVAGDGAAIITESIEIQSVTESEFLLFDLHRQ; translated from the coding sequence ATGATCTTTATAAGAAAAGGAAGCTCTCGCGGTAAATCTCAATCCGATTGGCTGACTAGCTTTCATACATTTTCCTTTGGCGAGTATTATGATACTCAATTTATGGGATTTAGCACGCTGCGGGTAATTAATGAGGATACGGTACAACCTGGCAAAGGTTTTGGTAGGCATCCGCATAGAAACATGGAAATTATTTCTTATGTGGTAGAAGGGAGCCTGCAACATCGAGACAGCTTGGGCACAGGTTCTGTTATAAAGCCTGGGGAAATTCAGTGTATGTCGGCAGGAACTGGCATTGAACACAGTGAATTTAATCATTCAACAACCGAAATTGTTCATTTTCTACAAATATGGATTATTCCAGAACAAAAAGACTTAACACCGGGATATCAACAACGCGTACTGCCGCAGTTAAATAATGAATTAACACTAATTGCCGCAAAAGAAGATAACAATGTGATTAAAATTCATCAGGATGTCAACTTGTATCGAGCCTTGCTAACTCCAGGGCATCTAATAAATTTTAAATTTAATTCAGACCGTTGTGGCTGGTTACAATTAATTAAAGGCGAAGTGACTCTAAATGAGCAACAACTTGTAGCAGGTGATGGTGCTGCAATTATAACGGAAAGCATTGAAATTCAATCAGTGACTGAGTCAGAGTTTTTATTATTTGATTTACATAGACAGTAA
- a CDS encoding DUF2513 domain-containing protein: MKRNWDMIREILLRVEELEPNALLTLESFASTEYNEVSYHLEILQEAGLLHGTIHKTPGGSTHNFHLIRLTWLGHDLLESIRSETTWQAIKEQLHAKNIGMKIDTIMAIAQTLSSK; this comes from the coding sequence ATGAAACGTAACTGGGATATGATTAGAGAGATTCTTTTACGCGTTGAAGAGCTAGAACCCAATGCGTTGTTAACCTTAGAAAGCTTCGCCAGTACGGAATATAATGAAGTTTCTTACCACCTTGAAATCTTGCAGGAAGCTGGATTGTTACACGGCACAATTCATAAAACACCAGGTGGCTCCACTCATAACTTCCATTTAATTCGCCTCACATGGCTTGGCCACGATTTGTTGGAATCGATTCGCTCCGAGACAACATGGCAAGCAATAAAAGAGCAACTTCATGCAAAAAATATAGGGATGAAAATCGACACGATTATGGCCATCGCTCAAACCCTCTCATCAAAATAG
- a CDS encoding nucleoside hydrolase: MRNFILYQDGSSDDYIALCLITAMLRKSGGKLAGIITAGTGEVDAKCGLQNVLEICNALGLEQIILGQGEDKRINPEFGQSFPSYIRSFIDTLPALIGLKSSPTIDKFPNAVESFHHIISQSDEPVVIIATGPLTDLDLLFANYPEDKKKVEIVMMGGAIHVPGNIQDLDPQIPNKVAEWNIFADIAAARNVIASGVPLLMVPLDVTQHIRVTENFYKQLEEIAQKQPTSAISLVYKLITALKVAFEKEHPEINFFQVYYLWDPFAAMIALEPAFAKIEEKYIQVVLETGKTEEVEQSAEGVGRIRVATDIAKPAEEILNHLIEIISSLPPPSNQNEKVTPWCAMFGSVNPQKTENAAQGEPYLQFHN, from the coding sequence ATGAGAAATTTCATTCTGTACCAAGATGGATCCTCCGATGATTACATTGCTTTATGTTTAATTACGGCTATGCTGCGTAAGTCCGGCGGTAAATTAGCGGGTATTATCACTGCAGGAACAGGTGAGGTTGATGCCAAATGTGGTTTGCAAAACGTTTTAGAAATATGCAATGCCTTAGGCCTTGAACAAATCATCTTAGGCCAAGGTGAAGATAAACGCATTAACCCTGAATTTGGTCAAAGCTTTCCAAGCTATATCCGATCGTTTATTGATACATTGCCTGCGCTCATTGGCTTAAAAAGCAGCCCCACCATTGATAAATTTCCTAATGCCGTTGAAAGTTTTCATCACATTATTTCGCAAAGCGATGAACCGGTTGTTATTATCGCAACCGGCCCTTTGACCGATCTCGATTTATTATTTGCAAACTATCCAGAGGATAAGAAAAAGGTTGAAATTGTCATGATGGGAGGTGCTATTCACGTTCCTGGCAACATTCAAGATTTAGATCCTCAAATTCCTAATAAAGTTGCTGAATGGAATATTTTTGCCGATATTGCTGCGGCTAGAAACGTGATTGCATCGGGTGTTCCATTACTTATGGTCCCCTTAGATGTGACACAACATATTCGTGTTACAGAAAATTTTTATAAGCAATTAGAAGAAATAGCGCAAAAACAGCCTACAAGTGCAATTTCCCTCGTTTATAAACTAATTACAGCTTTAAAAGTAGCGTTCGAAAAAGAACATCCAGAAATCAATTTCTTTCAAGTTTATTATCTATGGGATCCCTTTGCAGCAATGATTGCTCTAGAACCTGCCTTTGCTAAAATCGAGGAAAAGTATATTCAGGTTGTTCTGGAAACCGGGAAAACAGAAGAAGTTGAACAGTCTGCTGAAGGAGTAGGGCGTATTCGCGTGGCGACAGATATTGCCAAACCAGCAGAAGAGATCTTGAATCATTTAATCGAAATAATTTCTTCCTTGCCACCGCCATCCAATCAAAATGAAAAAGTAACGCCCTGGTGTGCAATGTTCGGTTCCGTCAATCCTCAAAAAACAGAAAATGCTGCTCAAGGAGAACCTTATTTGCAATTCCATAATTAA
- a CDS encoding lytic polysaccharide monooxygenase, whose amino-acid sequence MKSYIGICSLLMMLWSHVLLAHGTLEIPISRVYQCFKENPENPKSNACKAAVAAGGTQALYNWNEINQAAANDRHQDIIADGKLCAGGRDLFKGFNLARTDWMTSTIRPNENGHFIFSYIATAPHKTKYFKFFATKNNYNFSEPLKWSDLEDSPFCTITNVTLENGHYKMDCPLPARLEGKRVIYVIWQRDDSTEAFYSCSDVYVDAMSQPMSWFELQDFYNSADIAANTKVLLRLFKNETEIENHSLTVDDTNNTAALWPIALGRVVNEHSNLLRIGLLDPQTGEVSLSTGQANKIYLSDNAIQNYHVAIDFTEPNSQVDYIYPDSISSYKAGTIVMGRNNHNRYQCKPWPYSGWCSQAPAYYEPGVGLAWQDAWTLLTN is encoded by the coding sequence ATGAAAAGTTATATAGGAATATGTAGTCTCTTAATGATGTTGTGGTCTCATGTCTTATTAGCCCATGGGACTTTAGAAATACCCATTTCCCGAGTTTATCAGTGTTTTAAAGAAAATCCTGAAAATCCTAAATCAAATGCATGTAAAGCGGCTGTAGCCGCAGGTGGCACTCAAGCATTGTATAATTGGAATGAAATTAATCAAGCAGCTGCCAATGATCGGCATCAAGATATCATTGCTGATGGGAAATTGTGCGCGGGCGGTCGAGATTTATTTAAAGGCTTTAATCTTGCCCGCACTGACTGGATGACATCCACTATTCGACCGAATGAAAATGGACATTTCATTTTTAGTTACATAGCCACTGCACCTCATAAAACTAAATACTTTAAATTTTTTGCCACTAAAAACAATTATAATTTTAGTGAGCCTTTAAAATGGTCTGATTTAGAAGACAGTCCTTTTTGTACTATTACCAATGTAACCCTGGAAAATGGTCATTACAAAATGGATTGCCCATTACCTGCTCGCCTTGAAGGAAAAAGAGTTATCTATGTCATATGGCAGCGTGATGATAGTACGGAAGCTTTTTACTCCTGCAGCGATGTATATGTCGATGCCATGTCCCAACCTATGTCCTGGTTTGAATTACAGGATTTTTATAACTCTGCTGATATTGCAGCCAATACCAAAGTGTTATTGCGACTATTTAAAAATGAGACTGAAATTGAAAATCATAGTCTCACTGTAGACGATACTAATAACACTGCTGCGCTATGGCCCATTGCCTTAGGAAGGGTAGTCAATGAACACTCCAATTTACTGCGCATTGGTCTCCTGGATCCTCAAACCGGTGAGGTTAGCTTATCAACAGGTCAAGCCAATAAAATCTACTTAAGCGACAATGCAATCCAAAACTACCACGTAGCTATAGATTTTACTGAGCCCAACAGCCAGGTAGATTACATCTATCCAGATAGTATTAGTTCTTATAAAGCTGGGACTATAGTGATGGGGCGCAATAACCATAACCGTTATCAATGCAAACCTTGGCCTTATTCAGGCTGGTGCTCTCAAGCTCCTGCATACTATGAACCTGGTGTTGGCCTTGCCTGGCAAGATGCGTGGACTTTATTAACGAACTAA